From Lemur catta isolate mLemCat1 chromosome 21, mLemCat1.pri, whole genome shotgun sequence, a single genomic window includes:
- the TRPV4 gene encoding transient receptor potential cation channel subfamily V member 4 — MADPSEGPHAGPGEAAEPPGDESSPAGGEAFPLSSLANLFEGEDGSPSPPADAGRPTGPGDGRPNLRMKFQGAFRKGVPNPIDLLESTLYESSVVPGPKKAPMDSLFDYGTYRHHPSDNKRWRRKVIEKQPQSPKAPAPQPPPILKVFNRPILFDIVSRGSTADLDGLLPFLLTHKKRLTDEEFREPSTGKTCLPKALLNLSNGRNDTIPVLLDIAERTGNMREFINSPFRDIYYRGQTALHIAIERRCKHYVELLVAQGADVHAQARGRFFQPKDEGGYFYFGELPLSLAACTNQPHIVNYLTENPHKKADMRRQDSRGNTVLHALVAIADNTRENTKFVTKMYDLLLLKCARLFPDSNLEAVLNNDGLSPLMMAAKTGKIGVFQHIIRREVTDEDTRHLSRKFKDWAYGPVYSSLYDLSSLDTCGEEASVLEILVYNSKIENRHEMLAVEPINELLRDKWRKFGAVSFYINVVSYLCAMVIFTLTAYYQPLEGTPPYPYRTTVDYLRLAGEVITLLTGVLFFFTNIKDLFMKKCPGVNSLFIDGSFQLLYFIYSVLVIVSAALYLAGIEAYLAVMVFALVLGWMNALYFTRGLKLTGTYSIMIQKILFKDLFRFLLVYLLFMIGYASALVSLLNPCANMKVCNEDQTNCTVPTYPSCRDSETFSTFLLDLFKLTIGIGDLEMLSSTKYPVVFIVLLVTYIILTFVLLLNMLIALMGETVGQVSKESKHIWKLQWATTILDIERSFPVFLRKAFRSGEMVTVGKSSDGTPDRRWCFRVDEVNWSHWNQNLGIINEDPGKSETYQYYGFSHTVGRLRRDRWSSVVPRVVELNKNSSPDEVVVPLGNVGSPSCDGHQQSYPPKWRTDDAPL; from the exons ATGGCGGACCCCAGCGAAGGCCCCCACGCAGGGCCTGGGGAGGCGGCCGAGCCCCCTGGGGACGAGAGCAGCCCCGCCGGTGGGGAGGCCTTCCCCCTGTCCTCCCTGGCCAATCTGTTTGAGGGGGAGGATGGCTCTCCTTCGCCACCGGCCGATGCCGGTCGCCCCACTGGCCCAGGTGATGGGCGACCAAACCTGCGCATGAAGTTCCAGGGCGCCTTCCGCAAGGGGGTGCCCAACCCCATCGACCTGCTGGAGTCCACCCTGTATGAGTCCTCGGTGGTGCCTGGGCCCAAGAAAGCACCCATGGACTCGCTCTTTGACTACGGCACGTATCGGCACCACCCCAGTGACAACAAGCGGTGGAGGCGGAAGGTCATAGA GAAGCAGCCGCAGAGCCCCAaagcccccgccccccagccgcCCCCCATCCTCAAAGTCTTCAACCGGCCCATCCTCTTTGACATCGTGTCCCGAGGCTCCACTGCTGACCTGGACGGGCTGCTCCCCTTCCTGCTGACCCACAAGAAGCGCCTGACTGACGAGGAGTTCCGGG AGCCGTCCACGGGGAAGACCTGCCTGCCCAAGGCCCTGCTGAACCTGAGCAACGGCCGCAACGACACGATCCCTGTGCTCCTGGACATCGCCGAGCGCACCGGCAACATGCGCGAGTTCATCAACTCGCCCTTCCGCGACATCTACTACCGAG gtCAGACCGCCCTGCACATCGCCATCGAGCGCCGCTGCAAGCATTACGTGGAGCTGCTCGTGGCCCAGGGAGCTGACGTCCACGCCCAGGCCCGTGGGCGCTTCTTCCAGCCCAAGGATGAGGGAGGCTACTTCTACTTCG GTGAGCTGCCCCTGTCGCTGGCCGCCTGCACCAACCAGCCCCACATCGTCAACTACCTGACGGAGAACCCGCACAAGAAGGCCGACATGCGGCGGCAAGACTCGCGCGGCAACACCGTGCTGCACGCGCTGGTGGCCATCGCCGACAACACCCGCGAGAACACCAAGTTCGTCACCAAGATGTACGACCTGCTGCTGCTCAAGTGCGCCCGCCTCTTCCCCGACAGCAACCTGGAGGCCGTGCTCAACAACGACGGCCTCTCGCCCCTCATGATGGCCGCCAAGACGGGCAAGATTGGG GTCTTTCAGCACATCATCCGGCGGGAGGTGACAGACGAGGACACGCGACACCTGTCCCGCAAGTTCAAGGACTGGGCCTACGGGCCAGTGTACTCCTCGCTCTACGACCTCTCATCTCTGGACACGTGTGGGGAAGAGGCCTCCGTGCTGGAAATCCTGGTGTATAACAGCAAGATCGAG AACCGCCACGAGATGCTGGCCGTGGAGCCCATCAACGAACTCCTGCGGGACAAGTGGCGCAAGTTCGGGGCCGTCTCCTTCTACATCAACGTGGTGTCCTACCTGTGCGCCATGGTCATCTTCACCCTCACCGCCTACTACCAGCCGCTGGAGGGCACG ccgcCGTACCCTTACCGCACCACGGTGGACTACCTGAGGCTGGCTGGCGAGGTCATCACTCTCCTTACTGGGGTCCTCTTCTTCTTCACCAAC ATCAAAGACTTGTTCATGAAGAAGTGCCCTGGGGTGAACTCTCTCTTCATCGATGGCTCCTTCCAGCTgctcta CTTCATCTACTCCGTGCTGGTGATCGTGTCTGCGGCACTCTACCTGGCGGGGATCGAGGCCTACCTGGCCGTGATGGTCTTTGCCCTGGTCCTGGGCTGGATGAATGCCCTTTACTTCACCCGCGGGCTGAAGCTGACGGGGACCTACAGCATCATGATCCAGAAG ATCCTCTTCAAAGACCTCTTCCGCTTCCTGCTCGTCTACCTGCTCTTCATGATCGGCTACGCTTCAG CCCTGGTGTCCCTCCTGAACCCGTGCGCCAACATGAAGGTGTGTAACGAGGACCAGACCAACTGCACGGTGCCCACGTACCCCTCGTGCCGCGACAGCGAGACCTTCAGCACCTTCCTCCTGGACCTCTTCAAGCTGACCATCGGCATAGGCGACCTGGAGATGCTGAGCAGCACCAAGTACCCCGTGGTCTTCATCGTCCTGCTCGTCACCTACATCATCCTCACCTTCGTGCTGCTGCTCAACATGCTCATCGCGCTCATGGGGGAGACGGTGGGCCAGGTGTCCAAGGAGAGCAAGCACATCTGGAAGCTGCAG TGGGCCACCACCATCCTGGACATCGAGCGCTCCTTCCCCGTGTTCCTGAGGAAGGCCTTCCGCTCCGGGGAGATGGTCACCGTGGGCAAGAGCTCGGATGGCACCCCGGACCGCAGGTGGTGCTTCAG GGTGGACGAGGTGAACTGGTCGCACTGGAACCAGAACTTGGGCATCATCAACGAGGACCCCGGCAAGAGCGAGACCTACCAGTACTACGGCTTCTCGCACACCGTGGGCCGCCTCCGCAGGG ATCGCTGGTCCTCGGTGGTGCCCCGTGTGGTGGAGCTGAACAAGAACTCGAGCCCCGACGAGGTGGTGGTGCCTCTCGGCAACGTGGGGAGCCCCAGCTGCGACGGCCACCAGCAGAGTTACCCCCCGAAGTGGAGGACTGACGACGCCCCCCTCTAG